The Rissa tridactyla isolate bRisTri1 chromosome 1, bRisTri1.patW.cur.20221130, whole genome shotgun sequence DNA segment GATGCTCCCGGCTCGCCTGGCGGTGGTGGGGGTTTCGGTGATGCTGCAAGGCAAGGAACAAGAATAAATAATCCCCGGGTTTTAAAAGGGACTGCTCGATGGTTTTATTGCACAGTAAAAACTTCTCCTCGCAAACTAGCCGTACGTCTACACGCGTATTTATACACGTATGTTTTCTATACGTGCATCCGAAAagtgccctcctccctccccaaattcTGGGCACGTTGCTGGACCGAGCTTCCGAGGTGTAAGGGTTTGATGGGAGATGCTGTGGAGGTGAAGAGCAGTATCGCGGCTCGGCGGTACCTTGCGCACGCCTCCTTGTCCCGCTCTTGTTAAACGCAGCGTGATATGTATCTGTCATCGATTTAATATGTCTTAATTCAAATATATCCCCCCGATCAATTTCTTTTTATGAGGGgctataaaacaaagaaaatattttatagctGGGTAATAGGCAGCTGACCTGCgactgtggggagggaggggttgGCCGAGACTCACGTGGAAATTCGTCCATTTTTAGGACGCCGGGGAAGGGAAGGTGGCTGCCCGGGCCGGGACGATTTTGGACGGTGCCAGGTCCAAGAGGGCCGTGGAGGACTTAATGCCCATTAACTCATCGACCCCAACTCAGGCCCAGGCTGCCGCAGCgctgggggggctgcggcggAGGGAGGCGGGCGGTGTCGTGTCCCGTCGTCGTctctgccccgcccccccccaaaacccccggCAGCGCCCGTCGGGGGTcggctccgcgccccgctcccGCGGCGGAGCCGGCTGCAGAGTcccccccgccgtgccccgctGGCCGGCAAACCCGCCAAGGGACACCGGGGGAGGCTGGAGAGGCGGGGTGAAAGCCTTGGAAGCCCTCACATATATTTCGTCAAGGTTCCTCTAGAAACCGAGCTGAGGCTATCGGCTTTAGGAGGCGTTTAGGATGTAAAATGTTGTGCTGTGGGCTGCATTATGTAAATATATGCTAACGATCATGAACACCATTTACAAACAATCGTCTTTAATGCACGGCTTATTGATGGTTAGGGAGCGGGGAGCAATATTTTATAGCGTGGAAAAACATTCTTCTGGAGCAGCATTAGAAAGTGAACGCGATTGCCGCTTTCCTCGGCAAGACCTCCAAATCTCCCCATATCTGCTAAAATAGCTTCCCACCCGCCCGACCCGTCGCGGGTGGCTTTCTTCGCTCGTGGGGCTGCCTTGCGGCGTGGGGGAGCCTGCGGCGCTGTTCCCTCCGCGAACACGCGTGACCGCCGCTGGGTTCGGCCAGCAGCAGGGGGGAGCGCCCCGAGTCACAGACCCGCGGTCGCCGAAACGGGCGGGGAGCAATCCCGGCATCCCCCTCACCGTCCCGTCGGGGCGATAACACGGAGGCGTCGGGACCCCGGGcgggtcgggggcgggggggagggatgtTATCGTGTCTGCCCACGGGCTCgaaagggagaagagaggggcGATTTGGCGGCGGGGCTCCCCCCCTCTCCTTTCTGGGGGTGGATATTTTATaccttgaaaaataaacttctgcaCCCAATAAAAGCCGGGTTCTCGTCGCCTCATGTACCCAAGCGGGAGACCGAGGGCTGGGACACGGCCCCGAGAGGGCGGCGGCACCGTGCCCGCCGTCGGGGCTGCCGCCGTCGCCGTCGGGGCTGCCGGGACCGGAACCCGCCGTCCATTTGGGACGGGGACTTCGAGGGGCGTCTGCGCAAGTTTCGGAGCTGCCATTTTCAGTGCGCGCCTCGCCGGGGAAAGCGGGCTCCATCCCGCACGTGCCCTTTGGGGATTTGCTTAAATAGGGGCGAAATTAGGACAAAAAATTCCATCCTTCAATCCctgaatatgtatgtatgtgtatacatatatatatttatgtatacagaGAGAACGAGATAAAGAGAGAGGCGGCCTCAGGAAACCCAGGCCAAATTTTTGCTCTGCACtctctccccccttccttccttctctctgtagCTGAACGTCACCGTTGAAGAAGCTGTTGAGATAAATCAAATAGTGACACTTTGACGGCTTTACTTGTATAAGCAATATGGTTACCATATGGCATTGTTATTTATGAATGACAGCATAAATTGTATTACAAAGTCCACCGCGCTTTATTGGGAAGCTTCTCCCCTGCCCTCTAACGTTTATGTGGGCACCTCCAGGCGGAAAAAGGTGCATCGAACAAAACTCGGCGGTGCTGCGGCAGaccccattttggggggggggggggggaaggagggggggagtCCCACCGGCTCTGGCCGGCTGCCGAGCGAGGCGCGCAGCGGGCAAGGGCGCGGGGGAGCGCAAACTACGCGGCGTTGCGCGTAcctcggcagcagagccgggcgcggggggggagGCAGCGGCTGCCGCTCGGCGGAGGTTCCCCTCCTGGAAACCAGCCTCCGCCTCCCGGCATCGCCACCGAGGCGCGGGGTTTATACGGCAACTccttttatacatatatatatatatttaagtgcAACTGAGAGAACAATAAATATTAATTGCACGAAAGCGAGGTgctccttcctgctgcccccGCTCTTGCCTagcggtttgggttttttgggttttttttgttttgttttttttttttttaaaggcacttaAAAGTTACAGCTTTGGCTGAGATTTTCattatttcccctttttcttttacattacGCTGCCGGTAGAGCCTGACAAAGAACTTTTGTCCCGAAGTGTGTTTTACAGAGGGAGGCTACNNNNNNNNNNNNNNNNNNNNNNNNNNNNNNNNNNNNNNNNNNNNNNNNNNNNNNNNNNNNNNNNNNNNNNNNNNNNNNNNNNNNNNNNNNNNNNNNNNNNNNNNNNNNNNNNNNNNNNNNNNNNNNNNNNNNNNNNNNNNNNNNNNNNNNNNNNNNNNNNNNNNNNNNNNNNNNNNNNNNNNNNNNNNNNNNNNNNNNNNNNNNNNNNNNNNNNNNNNNNNNNNNNNNNNNNNNNNNNNNNNNNNNNNNNNNNNNNNNNNNNNNNNNNNNNNNNNNNNNNNNNNNNNNNNNNNNNNNNNNNNNNNNNNNNNNNNNNNNNNNNNNNNNNNNNNNNNNNNNNNNNNNNNNNNNNNNNNNNNNNNNNNNNNNNNNNNNNNNNNNNNNNNNNNNNNNNNNNNNNNNNNNNNNNNNNNNNNNNNNNNNNNNNNNNNNNNNNNNNNNNNNNNNNNNNNNNNNNNNNNNNNNNNNNNNNNNNNNNNNNNNNNNNNNNNNNNNNNNNNNNNNNNNNNNNNNNNNNNNNNNNNNNNNNNNNNNNNNNNNNNNNNNNNNNNNNNNNNNNNNNNNNNNNNNNNNNNNNNNNNNNNNNNNNNNNNNNNNNNNNNNNNNNNNNNNNNNNNNNNNNNNNNNNNNNNNNNNNNNNNNNNNNNNNNNNNNNNNNNNNNNNNNNNNNNNNNNNNNNNNNNNNNNNNNNNNNNNNNNNNNNNNNNNNNNNNNNNNNNNNNNNNNNNNNNNNNNNNNNNNNNNNNNNNNNNNNNNNNNNNNNNNNNNNNNNNNNNNNNNNNNNNNNNNNNNNNNNNNNNNNNNNNNNNNNNNNNNNNNNNNNNNNNNNNNNNNNNNNNNNNNNNNNNNNNNNNNNNNNNNNNNNNNNNNNNNNNNNNNNNNNNNNNNNNNNNNNNNNNNNNNNNNNNNNNNNNNNNNNNNNNNNNNNNNNNNNNNNNNNNNNNNNNNNNNNNNNNNNNNNNNNNNNNNNNNNNNNNNNNNNNNNNNNNNNNNNNNNNNNNNNNNNNNNNNNNNNNNNNNNNNNNNNNNNNNNNNNNNNNNNNNNNNNNNNNNNNNNNNNNNNNNNNNNNNNNNNNNNNNNNNNNNNNNNNNNNNNNNNNNNNNNNNNNNNNNNNNNNNNNNNNNNNNNNNNNNNNNNNNNNNNNNNNNNNNNNNNNNNNNNNNNNNNNNNNNNNNNNNNNNNNNNNNNNNNNNNNNNNNNNNNNNNNNNNNNNNNNNNNNNNNNNNNNNNNNNNNNNNNNNNNNNNNNNNNNNNNNNNNNNNNNNNNNNNNNNNNNNNNNNNNNNNNNNNNNNNNNNNNNNNNNNNNNNNNNNNNNNNNNNNNNNNNNNNNNNNNNNNNNNNNNNNNNNNNNNNNNNNNNNNNNNNNNNNNNNNNNNNNNNNNNNNNNNNNNNNNNNNNNNNNNNNNNNNNNNNNNNNNNNNNNNNNNNNNNNNNNNNNNNNNNNNNNNNNNNNNNNNNNNNNNNNNNNNNNNNNNNNNNNNNNNNNNNNNNNNNNNNNNNNNNNNNNNNNNNNNNNNNNNNNNNNNNNNNNNNNNNNNNNNNNNNNNNNNNNNNNNNNNNNNNNNNNNNNNNNNNNNNNNNagaaaagaaagaagaacgaAGTGAAAATACAGAAGGTAGGTATTTGTATGGACATtcacctcttttttcctttttctttttttttttttttttcttcaaaacagtatttttaactgACAATTTTCCTGGACATTTTGGTTCCCTTTCTAATCTCAGATGTAGtaacttcttttaaattttttttttaaaaaaaacaaacaaacaacaaaactaccAAAAAGGTGTCTAGTTTTCTTATGATTTTTTTACTAATCTGGAGGCTGACGATGCAGGAGTCCAAGCTTTCCTCTCCAACTTGGGCTCTCGAAATCCCCAGCAGCGGTGGAGGACGCTTCTCAGACCTCCGTCTCAGAAACCTTTCAAGGAAGGAAAATAGAATTTGTTCGCGGTCTGTCCCTGGGAGCCTGGGGGGTCAGGACAAGGACAGCATATGCTCCCAAGCTGCAGCCTGGGAAGGCGATATCTGGGGAGCAGACACTCCTGCCTGCAAAGACAGGACCGAGTGACGGCGTGGTGAAGAGGAGAGGGCTGTTGGCATCAGAGGTGTAGCTCTGCATTAATATTCAGTTTATCTTCTAATGCCCATTTCCGATTAGAAGGAATCCCGCTTCTTCCCAAATTAAATCCTCGCCTTGCTCAAAGAGTAATGTCCGGTACTGGCATATTTCAGCCACATTTCGGACAGGCTTGgaaatattttaactatttaGTGGCAGTGATGGGGAAAACCTTATTTAAACAACCCTAACTGGTGGGTAATGttaccttttccttccttccttccttccttccttccttccttccttccttccttccttccttccttccttccttccttccttccttccttcccttcgttccttccttccttccttccttccttccttccttccttccttccttccttccttccttccttccttccgtctgtctgtctatctatctatctatctatctctcgCTATAAAAACCCTGCTCGGACGCCAGGTTTGAGCTTGCCTGTGCCTTATGCGGGAATTTAATGCCGTGAGGAGTCACAGGAGCAATGTTGCAGGGAAAAATTCGTCCGCCTcttaaaaaaagccccaccaaacCCCACAAACCCCTACGTTTTGGGTCGCTTCTCCGCCAAGCACAGAGCCGATGGGGATCGAGACCGCAACGTGAAGTGCAGGACGGTTAAGACGACAAATGTTATGTCGGGTTTTAATTTTTACAAAGCCTTATTTATTGGCGAGCTGCTGGCCCCGAGATGATTATTTTTCAGCCactacaaaacaaaccaaagcaggGGCCAGACATGTATTTactggagggggaggggaaggggacttgtttgctctgtgtgtgtgtgcgggtgtgTGCTGCCTCTATGCTTTTTTATTCCTGACATGTAAGAATCCGGTTTCCAAATAACAATGGCAGGGTGGGttttgggcttggttttttttctttccttttttttttctttttttttttggttttgtttttgtttctttttcaagaaagggaagagacaagGAAAACTCCTAAAGCATCTGCTCTCGGATGCACATTCACAACGCATGCAGATCGACTCCTCTGCTCCCGCACAAGTGGGTTTAAAAGCCCAAACAACTAGGGCGACCGTTCCctcttctattttcatttttattttattttattattttttttttccgccccgCCAACGTGACTTTTATTTGAATATTCCCCCCTTACTCCCTTTATATCGATCATGGCTTTAATTTGCTGGAGCCGAAAAGGGGCTGCAGGATGGGCGagttcctccctcccttctccaccacctaaaaaaaaaaaaaaaaaaaaaaagaaggcaaccccccccccccccccaaccccctgttTATGTTTTAAGCCCCTCGCTTTGTTTGTTTGCCTCCCGAGGCAGGATCGCATGGCTAAGCGCACATCGATATTTTCCGTGCGTGTGGCTCGTCGCgcctctccccccgctcccccgcttCCACGCCACCCTTCCCCTCgtcgcgggggaggcggggggggggggagacggggacACTACGgacaccccaccaaaaaaaaaaaataaaaaagagaagccGACGGCGGTGCCGGGGCTGAAGGCGGCCACCGGCGCCGAGCGGGGCCGGTGcggtgcggcggcgggcggggggccgtggcggcgggggcgggcggcggggcgggcagggcggaGGGCGGCCGCGCCGCCATTAGCCGGTGGCCGGGGACGCCCGGATGGACGGGGCGGCCCGGGCCAATGAGCGGGCGGCGGGAgagcggccgggcggcgggggaaAGGCGGCGTTGGGAGAGGAGCCGGCAGTGCGGgcggggagaagggagagaggccgggggagggaggggagggaagaaaaagagggggagtgaggggagggggggagaaaaaataaaaagccgcCGCCTTAGCAGCGCCCACCGAAATAAACAGAGGAGCGAGAGGGAGCCAGggcgcgggcggagcggggctgcAACTCCGCCGCCCCGGCCGCGCCGCTCCAGCCCCGGCGCTCCGCCGGCCCTTCCCGCCCCCCGCctaccctccccacccccaccgcCGCCCTTATTGTTTTTAATCCGCCTCCGGCacccccccttcttcttcttcccccccccccccccacctccccacgcCCCTccgcggcggcgggcaggggcggcgcggggcacccctaacgccccccccccccccccccggggtcccttCGCTCCGTGGGAACCCGCGGCTGCAAGTTTTTTTCTCCGTGAGAGGCACCGCTAATGCCCGGCGGAGGATAAAACGAGAGCgggggcccgggggcggcggggggccgaggcggcggggagcggcgaggggccgggcgggcgggggtcgggcgGCGCTGACATCCCGGTGGCGGCGGagtgggggggggaggcggtgtgtgtgagtgtgtgtgtgagtgtgagtgtgtgtgtgtgtgtgtgtgtgccgcAGGGAACGGCGAGGCGagccttgccccccccccctccccgtccccgtccccagccccgtccctcccctgctccccctcccctcccctgcccgcccccgcctcAGCTCCTTTAATACACTTTGGTTCTCCGCTCGCCTTTGGACTCTGCTCTGCCTGGCTCCGGAtacggctccggcggcggcggcggcggcggcagcgggccggtgcgggcgcgggcggcggcggaggcggggggacgcggcggctgccggggggaagcggcgcggagcggcagcggcggcggcggcggccccgcgcgggcccgggcgggcggcggcggtagcggggcggcggcgccggcccCGTCCCCGGAGCGGCGCGGACCATGCTGCTGGACGCCGGCCCGCAGTTCCCGGCCCTCGGCGTGGGCACCTTCGCCCGGCATCACCACTCGGCCGCGGCGGAGATGCAGGACCGGGAGCTGAGCCTGGCGGCGCAGAACAGCTTCGTGgactcggcggcggcggcgcacaTGGGCGCCTTCAAGCTCAACGCCGGGGCCCACGACCTCTCCCCCGGGCAAAGCTCGGCGTTCACCTCGCAGGCGCCCGGCTACCCCGCCGCCGCCCTGGGTCCCCACGCCGCCCACGTCGGCTCCTACTCCGGGGCGCCCTTCAACTCCACCCGGGACTTCTTGTTTCGCAGCCGCGGCTTCGGGGACTCGTCGCCGGCCGGCGGGCAGCACGGCATCTTCGGCCCTGCGGCCGGCAGCCTGCACCACCCGCACACGGACGCTCAGAGCCACCTCCTCTTCCCGGGCATCCACGACCAGCACGGCCCCCACGCCTCCCAAAACGTCCTCAACGGGCAGATGCGCCTGGGCTTGCCGGGGGAGGTGTTCGCCCGGTCGGATCAGTACCGCCAGGTCTCCAGCCCCAGGACTGACCCGTACTCGGCGGCTCAGCTGCACAACCAGTACGGCCCCATGAATATGAATATGGGCATGAACATGgcagcccaccaccaccaccacccaggtGCCTTTTTCCGCTACATGCGGCAGCAGTGCATCAAGCAAGAGCTCATCTGCAAGTGGATCGACCCCGagcagctgaacaaccccaaaaaaaGTTGCAATAAAACTTTCAGCACCATGCACGAGTTGGTCACCCACGTCTCGGTGGAGCACGTTGGGGGACCCGAGCAGAGCAACCATGTCTGCTACTGGGAGGAGTGTCCCCGGGAAGGCAAGCCCTTCAAAGCGAAATACAAACTGGTCAATCATATCCGAGTGCACACGGGAGAGAaacccttcccctgccccttccccggcTGCGGAAAAGTTTTCGCCAGATCAGAAAACCTCAAAATTCACAAAAGGACGCACACAGGTAATTCGGGTTTCTTTCGGCAGATTTTCCCCCTCTGCCCGTGcctatatatatgtctatataaacAGATAAGAGACTCAGGCAGAGAGATGTAAAATGATGAGAGTGATAAATTAAGGATCccgtttaatttttatttttttttccctgctccatCACACGGCTGcgtttgttttggtttcttcccCGCCAGcatccctctcttcccccacccccttcccagaTTTCGAAAGGatattttcctgatttcttttaattttcgaGGTGAGCGATGTAGATTCGTGCCGAGGCTCGGCGGGGTCTTTCTGcggaaaagcaaaatacagcgGGAACTTAATTCTGCCGTCCTGATAAAAGACGGGAAGACACATAAAACGCCTTATACATTTGCAACGTGCAACGTATTGGCGTGTAACTTCAGCGCTTGTGAGCATGGCTTTCATGTGTGGATACCGAGAGAGAGAAACTATATAAATACGTGCAAAATGCGTCATTAGTCCGAAATCCCGTTGGAAGTGGCAA contains these protein-coding regions:
- the ZIC2 gene encoding zinc finger protein ZIC 2 isoform X2, with the protein product MLLDAGPQFPALGVGTFARHHHSAAAEMQDRELSLAAQNSFVDSAAAAHMGAFKLNAGAHDLSPGQSSAFTSQAPGYPAAALGPHAAHVGSYSGAPFNSTRDFLFRSRGFGDSSPAGGQHGIFGPAAGSLHHPHTDAQSHLLFPGIHDQHGPHASQNVLNGQMRLGLPGEVFARSDQYRQVSSPRTDPYSAAQLHNQYGPMNMNMGMNMAAHHHHHPGAFFRYMRQQCIKQELICKWIDPEQLNNPKKSCNKTFSTMHELVTHVSVEHVGGPEQSNHVCYWEECPREGKPFKAKYKLVNHIRVHTGEKPFPCPFPGCGKVFARSENLKIHKRTHTGEKPFQCEFEGCDRRFANSSDRKKHMHVHTSDKPYLCKMCDKSYTHPSSLRKHMKVHESSPQGSESSPAASSGYESSTPPGLVSPSAESQSTSNLSPAAAAAAAAAAAAVGHSGLSSNFNEWYV
- the ZIC2 gene encoding zinc finger protein ZIC 2 isoform X1, with translation MLLDAGPQFPALGVGTFARHHHSAAAEMQDRELSLAAQNSFVDSAAAAHMGAFKLNAGAHDLSPGQSSAFTSQAPGYPAAALGPHAAHVGSYSGAPFNSTRDFLFRSRGFGDSSPAGGQHGIFGPAAGSLHHPHTDAQSHLLFPGIHDQHGPHASQNVLNGQMRLGLPGEVFARSDQYRQVSSPRTDPYSAAQLHNQYGPMNMNMGMNMAAHHHHHPGAFFRYMRQQCIKQELICKWIDPEQLNNPKKSCNKTFSTMHELVTHVSVEHVGGPEQSNHVCYWEECPREGKPFKAKYKLVNHIRVHTGEKPFPCPFPGCGKVFARSENLKIHKRTHTGEKPFQCEFEGCDRRFANSSDRKKHMHVHTSDKPYLCKMCDKSYTHPSSLRKHMKVHESSPQGSESSPAASSGYESSTPPGLVSPSAESQSTSNLSPAAAAAAAAAAAAVSAVHRGGGGGGGGGSGGGGGGGGSGHSGLSSNFNEWYV